A part of Chanos chanos chromosome 9, fChaCha1.1, whole genome shotgun sequence genomic DNA contains:
- the atp1a3b gene encoding sodium/potassium-transporting ATPase subunit alpha-3b yields the protein VQYGRSDSYRVATTQDKDDKDSPSKKKKGGRDLDDLKKEVPLTEHKMSVEEVCRKFQTDIVQGLTNAKAAEFLLRDGPNALTPPPTTPEWVKFCRQLFGGFSILLWIGAILCFLAYAIQAATEDDPAGDNLYLGIVLSAVVIITGCFSYFQEAKSSKIMESFKNMVPQQALVIREGEKMQINAEEVVAGDLVEVKGGDRIPADLRIISSHGCKVDNSSLTGESEPQTRSPDCTHDNPLETRNIAFFSTNCVEGTARGIVICTGDRTVMGRIATLTSGLETGKTPIAKEIEHFIHIITGVAVFLGVSFFILSLILGYSWLEAVIFLIGIIVANVPEGLLATVTVCLTLTAKRMARKNCLVKNLEAVETLGSTSTICSDKTGTLTQNRMTVAHMWFDNQIHEADTTEDQSGASFDKSSVTWVALARVAALCNRAVFKAGQDSVPILKRDVAGDASESALLKCIELSSGSVRAMRDRNKKVAEIPFNSTNKYQLSIHETEDPNDNRYLLVMKGAPERILDRCSTILLQGKEQPMDEEMKEAFQNAYLELGGLGERVLGFCHLLMPEDQYPKGFAFDTDDVNFQTDNLCFVGLMSMIDPPRAAVPDAVGKCRSAGIKVIMVTGDHPITAKAIAKGVGIISEGNETVEDIAARLNIPVSQVNPRDAKACVIHGTDLKDMSQEQIDEILRNHTEIVFARTSPQQKLIIVEGCQRQGAIVAVTGDGVNDSPALKKADIGVAMGIAGSDVSKQAADMILLDDNFASIVTGVEEGRLIFDNLKKSIAYTLTSNIPEITPFLLFIIVNIPLPLGTITILCIDLGTDMVPAISLAYEAAESDIMKRQPRNPARDKLVNERLISIAYGQIGMIQALGGFFSYFVILAENGFLPSILVGIRLNWDDRSVNDLEDSYGQQWTYEQRKIVEFTCHTAFFVSIVVVQWADVIICKTRRNSVFQQGMKNKILIFGLFEETALAAFLSYCPGMDVALRMYPLKPSWWFCAFPYSFLIFVYDEIRKLILRRNPGGWVEKETYY from the exons gtgcagtacgGGCGGTCGGACAGTTACCGCGTGGCAACCACGCAGGACAAAGATGATAAAGACTCTCCCAGTAAGAAGAAGAAGGGCGGGAGAGATCTGGATGATCTCAAGAAAGAAGTTCCACTG acggAGCATAAGATGTCTGTGGAAGAAGTTTGCCGTAAATTCCAGACAGACATTGTTCAG GGCTTGACCAATGCAAAGGCAGCAGAGTTTCTGCTGCGAGATGGCCCGAACGCCCTGACCCCGCCCCCAACCACGCCCGAGTGGGTCAAGTTCTGTCGTCAGCTGTTTGGTGGGTTCTCCATCTTGCTGTGGATCGGCGCCATTCTGTGTTTCTTGGCCTATGCTATTCAGGCTGCGACTGAGGATGACCCCGCGGGAGACAAC ttgtATCTGGGTATTGTACTGTCAGCTGTGGTCATCATCACTGGCTGCTTCTCCTACTTCCAGGAAGCCAAAAGCTCCAAGATCATGGAATCCTTCAAGAACATGGTGCCCCAG caAGCCCTGGTGATCCGTGAGGGGGAGAAGATGCAGATTAATGCAGAGGAGGTGGTGGCCGGAGATCTGGTTGAggtgaaaggaggagacagaatCCCAGCAGATCTTAGAATCATCTCATCTCATGGTTGcaag GTTGATAACTCTTCTCTGACCGGCGAATCAGAACCTCAGACCAGGTCACCTGACTGCACCCATGACAACCCACTGGAGACACGAAACATCGCTTTCTTCTCTACCAACTGTGTGGAAG GCACCGCCCGCGGCATTGTGATCTGCACTGGAGACCGGACTGTGATGGGACGCATCGCCACATTAACCTCTGGCCTGGAAACAGGAAAGACGCCCATCGCCAAGGAGATAGAACATTTCATTCACATCATCACGGGCGTGGCTGTCTTCCTGGGTGTCtccttcttcatcctctccctcatcctggGCTACTCCTGGTTGGAAGCGGTCATCTTCCTCATCGGAATCATCGTGGCTAATGTCCCAGAGGGTCTGCTGGCTACTGTCACA gtgtgTCTGACGTTGACGGCGAAGCGTATGGCCCGAAAGAACTGTCTGGTGAAAAACTTGGAGGCTGTGGAGACTCTGGGTTCAACCTCCACCATCTGCTCCGATAAGACGGGCACTCTGACCCAGAACCGCATGACTGTGGCACACATGTGGTTTGACAACCAGATCCATGAGGCCGACACCACAGAGGACCAGTCAG gtgcGTCTTTCGATAAGAGCTCAGTGACGTGGGTAGCGTTGGCTCGTGTGGCTGCTCTCTGTAATAGGGCAGTGTTTAAGGCGGGACAAGACTCTGTACCAATCCTGAAGCGTGACGTGGCCGGCGACGCCTCCGAGTCCGCCCTGCTGAAGTGTATCGAGCTCTCCAGCGGATCCGTCAGAGCCATGAGGGACAGGAACAAGAAAGTCGCCGAAATCCCCTTCAACTCCACCAACAAATACCag CTGTCCATCCATGAGACCGAGGACCCTAACGATAACCGCTACCTGCTGGTGATGAAGGGGGCGCCAGAGCGCATTCTCGACCGCTGTTCCACCATTTTACTGCAGGGCAAAGAACAGCCCATGGACGAAGAGATGAAAGAGGCCTTCCAAAACGCTTACCTCGAACTGGGAGGACTGGGAGAACGTGTACTgg gcttctGTCACCTGTTGATGCCGGAGGATCAGTACCCAAAAGGCTTTGCTTTTGACACAGACGATGTAAACTTCCAGACAGATAATCTGTGTTTCGTGGGTCTGATGTCGATGATCGATCCCCCACGTGCCGCTGTGCCTGACGCCGTGGGCAAGTGCCGATCGGCGGGCATCAAAGTCATCATGGTGACGGGCGACCACCCCATCACGGCCAAAGCCATCGCTAAAGGAGTGGGCATCATCTCAGAGGGCAATGAGACTGTGGAAGACATCGCCGCCCGCCTCAATATTCCTGTTAGTCAGGTCAAccccag GGATGCCAAAGCCTGTGTGATCCATGGCACAGATCTGAAGGACATGTCTCAGGAACAGATCGACGAGATTCTGAGGAACCACACAGAGATCGTCTTTGCCAGGACCTCGCCCCAACAGAAACTCATTATCGTGGAGGGCTGTCagagacag GGCGCGATCGTAGCAGTCACAGGAGACGGTGTGAACGACTCTCCCGCCCTGAAGAAGGCTGACATCGGCGTTGCCATGGGAATCGCCGGGTCAGACGTGTCCAAGCAGGCAGCGGACATGATTCTCCTCGACGACAACTTTGCCTCTATCGTCACTGGAGTAGAGGAAG gTCGTCTGATCTTTGATAATCTGAAGAAATCCATCGCCTACACACTGACCAGTAACATCCCTGAGATCACgcccttcctcctcttcatcatcgtcAACATCCCGCTACCCCTCGGGACCATCACCATCCTCTGCATCGATCTGGGGACAGACATg GTTCCTGCTATTTCTCTGGCGTATGAAGCAGCGGAGAGTGACATTATGAAGCGCCAGCCCAGAAACCCAGCCAGAGACAAACTGGTCAATGAAAGACTGATCAGCATCGCCTACGGACAGATCg gtatgatCCAGGCCCTGGGTGGGTTCTTTAGTTACTTTGTGATTTTGGCTGAGAATGGATTCCTGCCCTCTATACTGGTTGGAATCAGACTCAACTGGGATGATCGTAGCGTTAATGACCTGGAGGACAGCTACGGGCAGCAATGg acgtACGAGCAGCGGAAGATCGTCGAGTTTACGTGTCACACAGCGTTCTTCGTCAGTATCGTCGTGGTGCAGTGGGCTGACGTCATCATCTGTAAAACCAGACGCAACTCCGTCTTCCAGCAGGGCatgaa GAATAAGATTCTAATCTTTGGGCTGTTTGAGGAGACTGCATTAGCAGCATTTCTGTCCTACTGTCCAGGAATGGACGTAGCCCTCAGGATGTACCCACTCAA gcctAGCTGGTGGTTCTGCGCGTTTCCCTATAGTTTCCTAATTTTTGTCTATGATGAGATACGAAAGTTAATCCTGCGACGCAACCCTGGAG gtTGGGTAGAAAAGGAGACATACTATTGA